One genomic window of Psychrobacillus sp. INOP01 includes the following:
- the fabG gene encoding 3-oxoacyl-[acyl-carrier-protein] reductase, protein MGKLDGKSAIVTGASRGIGKDIALYLAKEGAKVAVNYSGSKDRAEAVVEEIKATGGEAFAIQANVDQADDVQNLISATMEQFGSIDILVNNAGITRDNLLMRMKEAEWDDVLNTNLKGVFLCTKAVTRQMMKQRAGRIINITSIVGVSGNAGQANYVAAKAGVIGLTKSSAKELASRNITVNSVAPGFITTDMTDALPEDIKSQMLSQIPLAKFGNPEDIAKAVAFLASEDANYITGQTIHVNGGMYM, encoded by the coding sequence TTGGGTAAATTAGATGGGAAATCTGCAATTGTAACCGGTGCTTCTCGAGGAATTGGAAAAGATATTGCTCTATACCTAGCAAAAGAAGGAGCAAAGGTTGCAGTAAACTATAGTGGCAGTAAAGATAGAGCAGAAGCAGTTGTAGAAGAAATTAAGGCAACTGGTGGGGAGGCGTTTGCTATTCAAGCGAATGTTGACCAAGCCGATGATGTTCAAAATCTAATAAGCGCAACGATGGAACAATTCGGTTCCATTGATATTTTAGTAAATAATGCAGGTATTACTCGTGATAATCTTCTTATGCGTATGAAAGAGGCAGAGTGGGATGATGTACTTAATACGAATTTAAAAGGTGTCTTTCTTTGTACAAAAGCTGTGACAAGACAAATGATGAAACAACGTGCTGGAAGAATTATTAATATTACCTCCATTGTTGGTGTATCTGGTAATGCAGGTCAGGCCAATTATGTTGCTGCAAAAGCAGGAGTTATCGGTCTAACTAAATCATCGGCTAAAGAGTTGGCAAGTCGCAATATTACGGTGAACTCGGTTGCACCGGGATTTATAACAACAGATATGACTGATGCCCTTCCAGAGGATATAAAATCCCAAATGCTTAGTCAGATTCCGCTCGCTAAGTTTGGAAATCCAGAGGATATTGCAAAGGCTGTTGCATTTTTAGCCTCAGAAGACGCAAATTATATAACTGGTCAAACGATTCATGTAAATGGCGGAATGTACATGTAA
- the acpP gene encoding acyl carrier protein encodes MSTVLERVTKVIIDRLGVDESEVKLEASFREDLGADSLDVVELVMELEDEFDMEISDEDAEQISTVGSAVKYIESKQG; translated from the coding sequence GTGTCAACTGTTTTAGAACGCGTAACTAAAGTAATCATTGATCGTCTAGGAGTAGATGAGAGCGAAGTAAAATTAGAAGCATCTTTTCGTGAAGATTTAGGTGCTGATTCTCTAGATGTGGTAGAATTAGTAATGGAATTAGAAGATGAATTCGATATGGAAATTTCAGATGAAGATGCTGAACAAATTTCAACTGTAGGTAGTGCAGTTAAGTATATTGAAAGCAAACAAGGTTAA
- the rnc gene encoding ribonuclease III, which yields MKVNHKKNSTRKAIFSETVKEQFEQFQEHFQIRFHNSTLLYQAFTHSSYVNEHRRKFFTDNERLEFLGDAVLELSVSQYLFQQYTGMSEGELTKLRAAIVCEPSLVLFANELNFGKYVLLGKGEELTGGRERPALLADVFEAFIGALYLDQGLETVIEFLEKVVFPKIELGAFSHVMDYKSQLQEIIQQQNNGTLSYEIVEEKGPAHNRTFVSRVILNTKELGIGNGRSKKEAEQQAARLAILALRDSEQEE from the coding sequence ATGAAAGTAAATCATAAAAAAAATAGTACACGTAAGGCCATTTTTTCAGAAACTGTAAAAGAACAATTTGAGCAGTTTCAGGAGCATTTTCAGATTAGGTTTCATAATTCAACATTATTGTATCAAGCCTTTACCCATTCATCTTATGTGAATGAGCATCGACGGAAATTTTTTACCGATAACGAACGTTTAGAGTTCCTTGGAGACGCAGTATTGGAATTGTCTGTTTCTCAATATTTATTTCAACAGTATACAGGTATGAGTGAAGGTGAGTTAACTAAACTTCGAGCAGCAATCGTTTGTGAGCCTTCACTTGTCTTATTTGCAAATGAGTTAAACTTCGGCAAATATGTATTGTTAGGAAAAGGTGAGGAACTGACGGGTGGTCGTGAAAGACCAGCGCTTCTAGCGGACGTTTTTGAAGCATTTATCGGTGCTTTATACTTAGATCAGGGATTAGAAACAGTTATAGAGTTTTTAGAAAAAGTTGTTTTCCCTAAAATTGAGCTCGGTGCTTTTTCGCATGTGATGGATTATAAAAGTCAATTACAAGAAATTATTCAACAACAAAATAATGGTACTTTAAGCTATGAAATTGTAGAGGAAAAAGGTCCGGCTCATAATCGAACTTTTGTTTCTCGGGTTATTTTAAACACTAAAGAACTGGGTATTGGAAATGGTCGTTCAAAAAAAGAGGCAGAACAACAAGCCGCAAGACTTGCAATACTCGCATTAAGGGATTCAGAACAGGAGGAATAA